A genome region from Arthrobacter sp. V1I9 includes the following:
- a CDS encoding response regulator transcription factor, translating to MDDLGVAVVIEDDADVRNLLEGVLSQAGFEVHTAVDGRAGVEVVRDKQANVVTLDIGLPDIDGFEVLRRIRNFSNAYVVMLTGRTEEPDLLSALNAGADDYIAKPFRPRELRARVAAMMRRPRHEISGQKPETPAWGAAPAAAVAAAPPADSAVLHHNGLALNHRTRTVEVKGEPLGLTRSEFDLLHVLLRGGGAVCTRADLVRAVRGEYYDEDTYISEADERAVEVHIGNLRRKLKEDSVSPRWLQTVRGVGYRLAPGRPDAG from the coding sequence ATGGACGATCTTGGTGTGGCTGTAGTAATCGAAGACGACGCCGATGTGCGCAACCTCCTCGAGGGAGTGTTGAGCCAGGCGGGCTTCGAGGTGCATACAGCGGTTGACGGGCGGGCCGGAGTTGAAGTGGTCCGCGACAAGCAGGCCAACGTGGTGACGCTGGACATCGGGCTGCCGGACATCGACGGTTTCGAGGTGCTGCGGCGGATCCGCAACTTCAGCAACGCCTATGTGGTGATGTTGACGGGCAGGACTGAGGAACCGGATCTGCTGTCCGCCCTCAACGCCGGCGCCGATGACTACATTGCCAAGCCCTTCCGGCCCCGCGAGCTCAGGGCCCGCGTTGCAGCCATGATGCGCAGGCCCCGGCACGAGATCAGCGGGCAGAAGCCGGAGACGCCCGCCTGGGGAGCGGCGCCTGCTGCGGCAGTTGCGGCCGCCCCGCCTGCGGACTCCGCCGTCCTGCACCACAACGGCCTGGCGCTGAACCACCGGACCCGCACGGTGGAAGTCAAAGGGGAGCCGCTGGGACTCACCAGAAGCGAATTCGATCTGCTGCACGTCCTCCTGCGCGGCGGCGGGGCTGTCTGCACCCGGGCCGATCTGGTCCGGGCCGTCCGCGGTGAGTACTACGACGAGGATACCTACATTAGTGAGGCCGACGAACGCGCCGTCGAGGTCCACATCGGCAACCTGCGGCGGAAGCTGAAGGAAGATTCGGTCTCGCCCCGCTGGCTGCAGACCGTGCGCGGTGTTGGATACCGGCTCGCGCCCGGCAGGCCGGACGCTGGATAG
- a CDS encoding Hpt domain-containing protein, translated as MHSPDPGSSDRSAAAFPPQPGITTVTASDISQEAAGLLPLVDAAVLEELEDELAGSGLAQRFARDYAAMWDLRCSRLAAAVDSQDSDSALDAAISLKISSAMVGGLRLAKLAELLEVLIRRGDFGQGQVLMKRVAHDGGQTVSELQSTYILKNG; from the coding sequence ATGCACAGTCCAGATCCCGGCTCCAGCGACAGGAGCGCAGCTGCGTTTCCACCGCAGCCCGGGATCACAACGGTTACCGCCTCGGATATTTCACAGGAAGCGGCCGGGCTCTTGCCGCTCGTTGACGCGGCAGTGCTGGAGGAGCTGGAGGACGAGCTTGCCGGCTCCGGACTCGCCCAGCGGTTCGCCCGCGATTACGCAGCCATGTGGGACCTTCGCTGCTCCCGGCTTGCCGCTGCGGTGGACAGCCAGGACAGCGACTCAGCCCTGGACGCGGCCATCAGCCTGAAGATCAGCTCGGCCATGGTGGGCGGCTTGCGCCTGGCCAAGCTGGCTGAGCTGCTGGAAGTGCTCATCCGCCGGGGAGACTTTGGCCAGGGGCAGGTCCTCATGAAGCGGGTTGCCCACGACGGCGGCCAGACGGTTTCAGAGCTCCAGTCCACGTACATCCTCAAAAACGGCTAG
- a CDS encoding type II secretion system F family protein translates to MNLIVLLSILLVCIPVAGLAWSVLTVDKQGRLAVNDLLSRGAAPLTVVEAAKPGLLEGIGRRLTPPSYVSFLDRLLALAGRPATMPLGKVLGSKLGLGLAGATAGIYLTSIGSTPLMKLAGLFLLVLGYFIPDLLLYSKGQERQKVMQLELANTLDQMLISVEAGLGFEGAMARAGDNGKGPLAEELVRTLQDMQVGRSRRESYVALAERTNIPELRSFVQAVVQADTYGIAISRVLRVQAKVMRVKRRQRAEEKAMKLPVMILFPLLFFIFPVLFIAILGPAVINAVVTFSGQ, encoded by the coding sequence ATGAACCTGATAGTTCTCCTCTCCATCCTGCTGGTTTGTATCCCCGTCGCCGGGCTGGCCTGGTCCGTCCTCACCGTGGACAAGCAGGGCCGCCTCGCCGTCAATGATCTCCTGTCCCGCGGGGCCGCCCCACTCACAGTCGTTGAAGCCGCAAAGCCCGGCCTGCTCGAGGGTATCGGCCGGCGCCTCACACCGCCGTCGTACGTCTCGTTCCTGGACCGCCTGCTCGCCCTCGCGGGCCGGCCCGCCACGATGCCGCTGGGCAAAGTCCTGGGCTCCAAGCTGGGGTTGGGCCTGGCGGGCGCCACCGCCGGCATCTACCTAACCTCCATCGGAAGCACTCCCCTGATGAAGCTCGCGGGCCTGTTTCTGCTCGTCCTCGGGTATTTCATCCCCGACCTCCTGCTCTACAGCAAAGGGCAGGAACGCCAGAAAGTGATGCAGCTGGAACTGGCCAACACGCTGGACCAGATGCTGATCTCCGTGGAGGCCGGCCTGGGCTTCGAAGGGGCCATGGCCCGCGCCGGCGATAACGGCAAAGGACCGCTGGCGGAAGAGCTTGTCCGCACTCTGCAGGACATGCAGGTAGGCCGCAGCCGCCGGGAGTCCTACGTTGCGCTGGCCGAAAGGACCAACATTCCGGAGCTGCGCAGTTTTGTCCAGGCCGTGGTCCAGGCGGATACGTACGGCATCGCCATCAGCCGGGTGCTCCGCGTCCAGGCGAAAGTGATGCGTGTAAAGCGCCGCCAACGCGCCGAGGAAAAGGCCATGAAACTGCCAGTGATGATTCTGTTTCCGCTGTTGTTCTTCATTTTTCCGGTCCTCTTCATCGCAATTCTCGGGCCGGCCGTCATCAACGCGGTGGTGACATTCAGCGGGCAATAA
- a CDS encoding type II secretion system F family protein yields the protein MILAVGAVVLLVAVSLLGVAVLLPSAPEVPLDRRRPFEPEPPSSIARLALSAVRSFERLLHGRHVSLFSRPELENAGLRLSQAEFFLLVGIGAGIGMLVGVVTVGPLMGILLAILAPFVGKLVLGFLAGKRRATFDSQLGDTLQLLSGGLRAGHSILRAIDAAASESQKPTSEEMRRVITETSLGRDLLAALNDTAERMKNEDFVWISQAIQINREVGGNLADVLDQVNETIRERAEIKGHIKALAAEGKFSAYILIAMPFGIVAMLLAVSPTYMNSMFTHPLGWIMIGASFVLMTIGALWMRKIIDLKF from the coding sequence ATGATTCTTGCTGTTGGAGCAGTCGTCCTGCTTGTGGCCGTCAGCCTGCTGGGCGTGGCGGTGCTTTTGCCGAGCGCGCCAGAGGTGCCGCTGGACCGCCGTCGCCCCTTTGAGCCCGAGCCGCCGTCGTCAATCGCCCGCCTGGCGCTCTCCGCCGTGCGGTCCTTCGAACGTCTCCTGCACGGACGCCACGTCTCCCTGTTCTCCCGGCCGGAACTCGAAAACGCCGGGCTCCGCCTAAGCCAGGCCGAGTTCTTCCTCCTGGTGGGCATCGGGGCCGGCATCGGAATGCTCGTGGGTGTTGTCACGGTAGGACCGCTGATGGGAATCCTGCTGGCCATCCTCGCGCCGTTCGTGGGGAAACTGGTCCTGGGATTCCTGGCCGGAAAACGCCGCGCCACCTTCGACAGCCAGCTCGGCGATACCCTCCAACTGCTCTCCGGCGGCCTCCGTGCCGGCCACAGCATCCTGCGCGCCATCGATGCTGCAGCAAGCGAATCGCAGAAGCCGACGTCGGAGGAGATGCGCCGGGTGATCACCGAGACCAGCCTGGGCCGTGACCTACTGGCCGCCCTCAACGACACCGCCGAGCGGATGAAAAACGAGGACTTTGTCTGGATCTCACAGGCCATTCAGATCAACCGCGAAGTGGGCGGCAACCTGGCCGACGTCCTGGACCAGGTGAACGAGACCATCCGCGAGCGCGCCGAAATCAAGGGACACATCAAAGCCCTGGCGGCGGAGGGCAAGTTCTCTGCCTACATCCTCATCGCCATGCCCTTCGGCATCGTGGCCATGCTGCTGGCCGTCAGCCCCACCTACATGAACTCGATGTTCACCCACCCCCTGGGCTGGATCATGATCGGCGCCTCGTTTGTCCTCATGACCATCGGTGCGCTGTGGATGCGCAAGATCATCGACCTGAAGTTCTGA
- a CDS encoding CpaF family protein yields MKLSERISAVQDRNQAPGSNVAVVEAPRPAAPAAPSAIPTAEGHLSARPAVVPAPETGAQLVPTAPKVDVFAAMKHRAATALFERMGSRFNDAAVTEQELRATAKEELTRIIDAEQVPLSADERTRLVRDVADDVLGYGPLQRLLDDPAVTEIMVNRMDQIYVERKGKLTLSESRFSSEEHLRKVIERIVSKVGRRIDESSPLVDARLEDGSRVNAVIPPLAVGGSSLTIRKFSKTPLTVQNLIDFGTLTPEMAELLNACVKAKLNIIVSGGTGTGKTTLLNVLSSFLPSDERIVTIEDAVELQIQQQHVVRLESRPPNTEGKGEVTIRELLRNSLRMRPDRIVVGEVRGGESLDMLQAMNTGHDGSLSTVHSNSPRDAVARLETLVLMAGMDLPLRAIREQIASAVNLIVQISRLRDGSRRITHVTEVQGMEGDIVTLQDAFVFDYSAGVDAQGRFMGKPVATGIRPRFIDRFEDLGIHVSPAVFSGPQAPATQTTPGR; encoded by the coding sequence ATGAAGCTCTCCGAGCGGATCAGCGCGGTCCAGGACCGCAACCAGGCGCCCGGCAGCAACGTCGCCGTGGTCGAAGCGCCGCGCCCCGCTGCTCCTGCCGCGCCCTCGGCCATCCCGACGGCGGAGGGGCACCTTTCCGCGCGCCCCGCCGTCGTGCCTGCGCCCGAGACCGGCGCGCAGTTGGTGCCCACCGCGCCCAAGGTGGACGTCTTCGCAGCCATGAAGCACCGGGCAGCCACCGCCCTTTTCGAGCGGATGGGCTCCCGCTTCAACGACGCCGCCGTCACCGAGCAGGAACTCCGGGCCACCGCCAAGGAAGAGCTGACCCGGATCATCGACGCCGAACAGGTCCCGCTCAGCGCCGACGAACGCACCCGGCTGGTCCGGGACGTTGCCGACGACGTCCTGGGCTACGGCCCCCTCCAGCGCCTGCTGGACGACCCGGCCGTTACCGAAATCATGGTCAACCGGATGGACCAGATCTACGTGGAGCGGAAGGGCAAACTGACCCTCAGCGAGTCCCGTTTCAGTTCCGAAGAACACCTGCGCAAGGTCATTGAGCGGATCGTCTCCAAGGTGGGGCGCCGCATCGACGAGTCCTCCCCCCTGGTGGACGCCCGGCTTGAGGACGGTTCCCGTGTGAACGCCGTCATCCCGCCGCTTGCCGTGGGCGGTTCCTCACTCACCATCCGTAAGTTCAGCAAAACTCCGTTAACGGTCCAGAACCTGATCGATTTCGGAACCCTGACGCCGGAGATGGCCGAGCTGCTCAACGCCTGCGTCAAAGCCAAGCTCAACATCATCGTCTCCGGCGGTACAGGCACCGGCAAGACCACGCTGCTCAACGTGCTGTCCTCCTTCCTCCCGTCCGACGAACGGATCGTCACCATTGAGGATGCCGTGGAACTGCAAATCCAGCAGCAGCACGTGGTCCGGCTCGAAAGCCGGCCTCCCAACACCGAGGGCAAGGGTGAAGTCACCATCCGCGAACTGCTCCGGAACTCGCTGCGTATGCGCCCTGACCGGATTGTGGTGGGTGAGGTCCGCGGCGGGGAATCGCTGGACATGCTCCAGGCCATGAATACCGGCCACGACGGTTCCCTTTCCACCGTTCACTCCAACTCCCCCCGCGACGCCGTGGCCCGACTCGAGACCTTGGTGCTGATGGCCGGCATGGACCTGCCGCTGCGGGCCATCCGTGAACAGATTGCCTCCGCCGTCAACCTCATCGTCCAGATATCCCGCCTGCGCGACGGCTCCCGCCGCATCACCCACGTCACCGAAGTCCAGGGCATGGAAGGAGACATCGTGACCCTCCAGGACGCATTCGTCTTCGACTACTCCGCCGGCGTCGACGCCCAGGGACGCTTCATGGGCAAGCCTGTTGCCACCGGCATCAGGCCACGGTTCATCGACCGGTTCGAGGACCTGGGCATCCATGTCTCGCCCGCAGTCTTTTCCGGTCCCCAGGCCCCCGCAACCCAAACCACCCCCGGAAGATAG
- a CDS encoding AAA family ATPase, protein MSRFVLLSPNGEFDQKLRAAVANGLRGSVQTIASDILPAGPQELFSLLNQEQPEVLVIGPDVPYEEALRFAKVFDVQLPGLSLVLVSDVDQSFLLHAMRAGIRDILSPQADAAEIRVLLERACQSFATRHRGPETQAENGGKGLVIGVFSPKGGVGKTTLATNIAIGLGQIAPMSVVIVDLDLQFGDVASGLYLNPEHTVTDAVSPAAAQDSLVLKAFLTVHPAGIYALCAPPNPVDADHITPEQITRLLEQLAQEFQYVVLDTAPGMPEIGLAAMEQCTDVVWVSAMDIPSLRGLRSGLEVLRQLEIMPESRHVVLNMADAKSGLDVRDVESTIGAPVDVSIPRSRAVALSTNRGIPVLQESKKDPAVKSLRQLVERFNPAWRAQAQRKLHRRVVI, encoded by the coding sequence GTGAGCCGCTTCGTCCTCCTCTCCCCCAACGGCGAGTTCGACCAGAAGCTGCGCGCCGCCGTCGCGAACGGCCTCCGCGGCTCCGTCCAGACCATCGCCTCGGACATCCTCCCTGCCGGCCCGCAGGAGCTGTTCTCCCTCCTCAACCAGGAGCAGCCGGAAGTTCTGGTCATCGGACCCGACGTCCCTTACGAAGAGGCACTGCGGTTCGCCAAGGTCTTCGACGTCCAGCTTCCCGGGCTCAGCCTGGTGCTGGTCAGCGACGTGGACCAGTCCTTCCTCCTGCACGCCATGCGCGCCGGCATCCGGGACATCCTCAGCCCACAGGCGGACGCGGCTGAAATCCGGGTGCTCCTGGAGCGCGCCTGCCAGTCCTTCGCCACCCGGCACCGCGGCCCAGAAACACAGGCTGAAAACGGCGGCAAGGGCCTGGTGATCGGTGTCTTCTCCCCCAAGGGCGGAGTCGGCAAAACAACCCTCGCCACCAATATCGCCATCGGCCTGGGCCAGATCGCTCCCATGAGCGTTGTCATCGTGGACCTGGACCTGCAGTTCGGCGACGTCGCCTCGGGCCTGTACCTCAACCCCGAGCACACCGTCACGGACGCCGTCTCGCCAGCAGCAGCCCAGGACTCCCTAGTTCTCAAGGCCTTCCTCACCGTGCACCCGGCCGGCATCTACGCCCTCTGCGCGCCGCCCAACCCGGTGGACGCGGACCACATCACGCCCGAACAGATCACCAGGCTGCTCGAGCAACTGGCCCAGGAATTCCAGTACGTGGTCCTCGACACTGCCCCCGGCATGCCCGAAATCGGCCTCGCCGCCATGGAACAGTGCACAGACGTCGTCTGGGTCAGCGCGATGGACATCCCCAGCCTGCGCGGCCTGCGCTCCGGCCTCGAGGTGCTCCGGCAGCTGGAAATCATGCCCGAATCCCGCCATGTTGTCCTGAACATGGCCGACGCCAAGTCCGGGCTCGACGTCCGCGACGTCGAATCCACCATCGGCGCGCCCGTGGACGTCAGCATCCCCCGGTCCCGCGCCGTGGCGCTCTCCACCAACCGCGGCATCCCCGTCCTCCAGGAATCCAAAAAGGACCCCGCCGTTAAGAGCCTCCGCCAACTCGTCGAGCGGTTCAACCCGGCCTGGCGTGCCCAGGCCCAGCGCAAACTTCACCGAAGGGTGGTCATCTGA
- a CDS encoding Flp pilus assembly protein CpaB, which produces MKSRLLAGTAAVALALVGAILIFVYANGADQRALASTEPVEVLVVKTAIPAGTPVNDMTASLVVEKVPAAGVSDSALSTLDNKAGTVAAVDLVPGEQLLAERLVAPADVKAEGAVEVPAGMQEVSFQLEPQRVVGGRINVGDHVGISLNFENGTDKAAAGDATTQLTLRKVLVTAVQRAPQTASAETPAQGEADPADTTLPEGSLMLTVAVTDVDASRIIFTSINGTLWLTKEPLNAKDNGPRIERKDVVYK; this is translated from the coding sequence GTGAAGTCTCGCCTGCTCGCCGGAACGGCCGCGGTTGCCCTGGCGCTCGTGGGAGCCATCCTCATCTTCGTCTACGCGAACGGCGCGGACCAGCGGGCACTGGCATCAACGGAACCCGTGGAAGTCCTTGTGGTCAAGACCGCAATCCCCGCCGGCACTCCGGTCAATGACATGACTGCCTCACTCGTAGTCGAGAAGGTACCGGCCGCCGGAGTGTCCGATTCCGCCCTCAGCACCTTGGACAACAAAGCCGGCACAGTCGCCGCCGTTGACCTGGTCCCCGGCGAACAGCTCCTGGCCGAGCGGCTTGTCGCCCCCGCAGACGTCAAAGCTGAAGGCGCCGTCGAGGTGCCCGCAGGCATGCAGGAAGTCTCCTTCCAGCTGGAGCCCCAGCGCGTAGTGGGCGGCCGGATCAACGTGGGTGACCATGTGGGCATCTCTCTGAACTTTGAGAACGGCACCGACAAGGCCGCCGCCGGTGATGCCACCACCCAGCTCACCCTCCGCAAGGTCCTGGTTACTGCCGTCCAGCGCGCACCCCAGACAGCGAGCGCCGAGACACCCGCCCAGGGCGAAGCGGACCCGGCAGACACCACCCTCCCCGAAGGCTCCCTCATGCTGACCGTAGCGGTCACCGACGTGGATGCCAGCAGGATTATCTTCACCTCAATCAATGGCACCCTCTGGCTCACCAAGGAACCCCTGAACGCCAAGGACAACGGACCCAGGATCGAACGAAAGGACGTGGTGTACAAGTGA
- a CDS encoding pilus assembly protein TadG-related protein: MRRLTQNGATNERGAISVIVAILLVTLLGFVAIAVDVGVIYSERAQLQSGADASAIAMAQKCAKNLNDPACSTTSELAASLANQNALDGMSTVYGIQLDKTARTVSVTTSAKETRGVDNSVSLFFANALGIPTKEVGAKSSAVWGSPSKGPVILPLAIAHCKLNIPAGGTQGTEQLLEQSVNGCGGIPGGFGWIQTTSTKCAITATAGASNSSGIWFSSDTGASVPSACTAADFTQMNNQTVLLPLYDIATGTGSSGKYYIKGFAAFHVTGYHFASISWTAGSKVDNKAIRGYFVKYVSLAQGFELGNTTDYGASIARLTL; encoded by the coding sequence GTGCGGCGGCTGACCCAGAACGGAGCAACAAACGAACGCGGCGCCATCTCGGTCATCGTTGCCATCCTCCTGGTGACCCTGCTCGGCTTCGTGGCGATCGCCGTTGACGTCGGAGTCATCTACTCGGAACGCGCACAACTGCAAAGCGGGGCGGACGCCTCCGCCATCGCAATGGCGCAGAAATGTGCCAAGAACCTCAACGATCCAGCCTGTTCAACGACGTCCGAGCTAGCCGCCAGCCTCGCCAACCAGAACGCCTTGGACGGCATGAGCACGGTATACGGCATACAGCTCGACAAGACCGCTCGGACCGTCTCAGTCACCACCAGCGCGAAGGAAACCAGGGGCGTGGACAACTCTGTCTCCCTCTTCTTCGCCAACGCCCTCGGCATCCCCACCAAAGAAGTCGGCGCCAAATCATCCGCGGTGTGGGGAAGCCCTTCCAAAGGTCCGGTTATCCTTCCGCTGGCAATTGCCCACTGCAAACTGAACATCCCGGCCGGCGGAACGCAGGGTACGGAACAACTGCTGGAGCAGTCCGTCAATGGATGCGGCGGTATCCCAGGCGGGTTCGGCTGGATACAGACGACTTCCACAAAATGCGCCATAACGGCAACAGCTGGCGCGTCCAACAGTTCCGGCATCTGGTTCTCCAGCGACACCGGCGCAAGTGTGCCTTCCGCGTGCACCGCCGCCGACTTTACGCAGATGAACAACCAGACAGTCCTCCTGCCCTTGTACGACATAGCGACAGGAACCGGTTCCTCGGGCAAGTACTACATCAAGGGCTTCGCCGCGTTCCATGTCACGGGCTACCACTTCGCCAGCATCAGCTGGACTGCGGGATCGAAAGTGGATAACAAGGCCATTCGTGGCTACTTCGTAAAGTACGTTTCGCTGGCCCAAGGTTTCGAACTCGGCAACACCACAGACTATGGGGCGTCCATCGCCCGCCTCACCCTCTGA
- a CDS encoding TadE family protein yields MSHDSERGAAAVEFAILLPLLLMLVLGTIEFGRAYNAQITLTNAARDGVRYMAIVKDPAEAKKKAQAAAASVSTIPTSDIKLSTEVCSEGAQVTLTIKYNLSTITGIAGPFPMTGKGVMLCGG; encoded by the coding sequence GTGTCACACGATTCGGAGCGCGGAGCAGCCGCCGTCGAATTCGCGATCCTGCTGCCCCTCCTCTTGATGCTGGTGCTGGGAACCATCGAGTTCGGACGGGCCTACAACGCCCAGATCACCCTCACCAATGCAGCCCGAGACGGCGTACGCTACATGGCCATCGTGAAGGATCCGGCCGAAGCCAAGAAGAAAGCCCAGGCTGCGGCCGCGTCGGTCAGTACCATCCCCACCTCGGACATCAAGCTGAGTACCGAAGTGTGCTCGGAGGGTGCCCAAGTGACGCTCACCATCAAGTACAACCTGTCCACCATTACAGGCATTGCAGGACCGTTCCCCATGACGGGCAAAGGAGTCATGCTGTGCGGCGGCTGA
- a CDS encoding Flp family type IVb pilin — protein MIRLRNDEKGATAVEYGIMVALIAVAIIIAVSTLGGTLSGLFENVEGKIPGAPAAPAAGTGTGG, from the coding sequence ATGATCCGTCTACGCAACGACGAAAAGGGCGCTACCGCCGTTGAATACGGCATTATGGTCGCTCTAATTGCCGTCGCCATCATTATTGCCGTCAGTACCCTCGGTGGCACGCTTTCCGGCCTCTTCGAAAACGTCGAAGGCAAGATCCCCGGGGCCCCGGCCGCTCCCGCAGCAGGCACCGGCACCGGGGGCTAA
- a CDS encoding type II secretion system F family protein has protein sequence MTPMAWLFIGLIVLPIGFMAWVLVAVDRRGFAAVQSNLSRGRFGGAGLDGSQTPRTDATGPSDLGLRLTPSRYAAWLDGLLARAGRPAQLPLDRLLIAKPALALIACILGILMISKNLTAPAVTFVALAAALAYFIPDILIHGRGAERQKAMELELPNTLDQMLISVEAGLGFESAMARAAQNGKGPLAFELTRTLQDMQVGRSRRDAYLALASRTDVPDLRTFVRAVVQADVYGVAIAGVLRIQAKQMRVKRRQRAEEKAMKLPIKVLFPLMFCILPVLFIVIIGPAVINVMASFAGNL, from the coding sequence ATGACACCCATGGCGTGGCTTTTTATTGGTCTGATCGTTCTTCCCATTGGCTTTATGGCCTGGGTGCTCGTTGCCGTAGACCGGCGTGGGTTTGCGGCGGTCCAGTCGAACCTTAGCCGGGGTCGTTTCGGCGGTGCTGGCCTTGACGGTTCGCAGACACCGCGGACGGACGCAACCGGTCCATCCGACCTTGGCTTGCGCCTCACCCCCAGCCGCTACGCGGCCTGGCTCGACGGGCTGCTTGCCCGCGCAGGCCGGCCGGCGCAGCTGCCCCTCGACAGGCTGTTGATCGCCAAACCTGCCCTCGCGCTTATCGCCTGCATCCTGGGCATCCTGATGATCAGCAAGAACCTGACAGCACCTGCAGTAACGTTCGTGGCGCTTGCAGCTGCTTTGGCCTACTTCATCCCAGACATCCTGATCCACGGGCGCGGCGCGGAACGGCAGAAAGCCATGGAACTGGAACTGCCCAACACGCTGGACCAGATGCTCATCTCCGTGGAAGCCGGCCTCGGATTCGAATCAGCGATGGCCCGGGCCGCACAAAACGGGAAGGGACCGCTGGCCTTCGAACTGACACGTACTCTCCAGGACATGCAAGTTGGCAGGAGCCGCCGGGACGCGTACCTGGCTTTGGCCTCGCGGACGGACGTACCGGACCTCCGGACATTCGTTCGGGCAGTGGTCCAGGCCGATGTCTACGGCGTCGCCATCGCCGGCGTTCTCCGGATCCAGGCAAAGCAGATGCGTGTGAAGCGTCGGCAGCGGGCTGAGGAGAAAGCCATGAAACTGCCCATCAAGGTGCTGTTCCCGCTGATGTTCTGCATCCTGCCCGTGCTCTTTATCGTGATCATCGGCCCGGCTGTCATCAATGTGATGGCTAGTTTCGCAGGGAACCTTTAG
- a CDS encoding type II secretion system F family protein → MTVTHPLFLAAGLALCFGAVAVLLLITFGSSTGQIALSRRRPGVVAGPSLLTRATDSATAYLERNVSRNAAFGSRASLEQAGLKMRQADFILLVACIAVTAGVIGFILYGFLAALLLSAATPLVARLTLNVLSGRRRTRFDVQLGDTLQMLAGGLRAGHSLMRCVDAVAQEADAPTSEEFARLVNESRLGRDLQESMQDAAVRMRSEDFSWIGQAIEIHREVGGDLAEVLDQVGETIRERSQIKGQVKALSAEGRLSAYVLIALPVGMFLYMSVAGSAYISTLYTSVIGWVLLGVALVLLAVGSFWLSRVVKIKF, encoded by the coding sequence GTGACGGTCACCCATCCCCTGTTCCTGGCGGCCGGACTTGCCCTCTGTTTCGGTGCGGTCGCGGTGCTCCTGCTCATAACCTTTGGAAGCAGCACGGGACAGATCGCGTTATCCCGGCGCCGGCCAGGGGTGGTGGCGGGTCCGTCCCTCCTCACGCGCGCCACGGATTCCGCCACCGCCTACCTGGAACGAAACGTCAGCCGGAATGCTGCGTTCGGCAGCAGGGCTTCCCTGGAACAGGCCGGCCTCAAGATGCGCCAGGCCGACTTCATCCTTCTGGTGGCCTGCATCGCTGTTACAGCCGGAGTCATAGGCTTCATTTTGTATGGCTTCCTGGCCGCGCTCCTATTGTCTGCAGCCACTCCGTTGGTGGCAAGGCTGACCCTCAACGTCCTTTCAGGTCGCCGGCGGACCCGGTTCGACGTCCAACTCGGCGACACCTTACAGATGCTGGCCGGGGGCCTCCGTGCGGGGCACAGCCTGATGCGCTGCGTGGATGCGGTCGCCCAGGAAGCCGATGCGCCTACTTCCGAGGAATTCGCGCGGCTCGTGAACGAGTCCCGGCTGGGTCGTGACCTGCAGGAGTCCATGCAGGATGCTGCGGTCCGCATGCGGAGCGAGGACTTCAGTTGGATCGGGCAGGCCATCGAGATTCACCGGGAGGTTGGCGGAGACCTTGCCGAGGTCCTGGACCAGGTTGGTGAGACCATCCGGGAGCGAAGCCAGATCAAGGGTCAAGTCAAGGCGCTCAGCGCAGAAGGCCGCCTTTCTGCCTATGTCCTGATCGCCTTGCCCGTGGGCATGTTCCTGTACATGTCGGTAGCAGGTAGCGCCTACATTTCCACTCTCTATACCTCTGTCATCGGATGGGTCTTACTCGGAGTGGCGCTGGTCCTTTTGGCAGTCGGATCCTTCTGGCTTAGCCGTGTCGTCAAGATCAAGTTCTAG